Proteins from a single region of Halorubrum sp. 2020YC2:
- a CDS encoding HAD-IA family hydrolase produces MSYEAVLFDLDNTLYPYAPCNEAGKRAALDALRERGHELDRAAFDDLYETGRRETKRETRTTAASHDRHVYFKRGLYRHAGESDAAGALAAGDAYWDGFLDAMSLCDGVERVFDALSAAGTDVAVVTNLTTRIQLRKLVALGVDDRIDLLVTSEEVGREKPSALPFTTALAELDRRPSEALAVGDNPETDVAGANAVGLDTALFVADGDAPADADLSARQRPDRRLDALADLTEVAA; encoded by the coding sequence ATGAGCTACGAGGCGGTGCTTTTCGACCTCGACAACACGCTGTACCCGTACGCCCCCTGTAACGAGGCGGGGAAGCGGGCCGCGCTCGACGCCCTCCGCGAGCGCGGGCACGAACTCGACCGCGCGGCGTTCGACGACCTGTACGAGACCGGTCGGCGGGAGACGAAGCGCGAGACGCGGACCACCGCCGCCTCCCACGACCGGCACGTCTACTTCAAGCGCGGGCTGTACCGGCACGCGGGCGAGTCCGACGCCGCGGGCGCGCTGGCGGCCGGCGACGCCTACTGGGACGGGTTCCTCGACGCCATGTCGCTCTGTGACGGCGTCGAGCGCGTCTTCGACGCCCTCTCGGCCGCGGGGACCGACGTCGCGGTCGTGACCAACCTCACGACGCGGATCCAGCTTCGCAAGCTCGTGGCGCTCGGGGTCGACGACCGGATCGACCTCCTCGTCACCTCCGAGGAGGTCGGCCGCGAGAAGCCGAGCGCGCTCCCGTTCACGACCGCGCTCGCCGAGCTGGACCGCCGGCCGAGCGAGGCGCTGGCGGTCGGCGACAACCCCGAGACGGACGTCGCCGGCGCGAACGCGGTCGGTCTCGACACCGCCCTCTTCGTCGCCGACGGCGACGCGCCCGCCGACGCGGACCTCTCGGCGCGCCAGCGCCCCGACCGTCGGCTCGACGCGCTCGCCGACCTGACGGAGGTGGCGGCGTGA